The DNA region GGAAGGAGAAGATGATAAACAGCTTGCCGAGGgtgaagaaaatggaagaagaagaataaggagggtTTTGTTTGATTAGCGGGAAATGATATGAGAGTTTGCTAAAGAGGAGATGTAATCctcaatttttttctctttcctccgtgGCATGCCAGGTGGCTTCGCTCACCATTTCGTTCCCCCAGTTCGTTCCctatatcatttctctttaattaattatgatgaGAATCGTTTGTTTGTAATGAATCAACTGTACTAGTAATGCCTGGCTGTCTGCCAACAAGCGAGAGAGATGGATGCCTGAAAAGATGACATGTTAGGTAAGAAGCTGTCTTCCATGCATAACACTAAGGAATGCTGATTCATGATCTGCTCCACGTTCTCGCCATGCACATACATTACAACATGTATATAAACTCACCAACCCTTCCTTCCATTTTCATCACAAACCATCTATCATCTAATTAACAACAattccatcatcatcatcatggcAAAGCTCACAATCCTCGCCCTTCTAGCCCTCTTCGCCCTTGCCCACGTGGCAACTGCCTTCAGAACCACCGTGACCGTGATAGAGGAGGAGGAAGACTTTAACCCTGCACGGCCACAACAGAGATGCCAGGAACAGATCCAGAGACAGCAACAGCTCCGTCACTGCCAGATGCACCTTAAAGAGAAATCCCGCAGACAATCATCCGTGCTGACAATGTCCACAGATGACAACAACGAAGATGAGGAGCAATACCTAGATCAATGCTGCCAGCAACTAAGGAACCTCGATGAGCAATGCCGCTGCAAGGGACTACAAGAAGCCGTCCGCCAGCAACAAAAACAGACACGCGGAGGAGAAAGAGGCCAGACTGAGCAGAGGCAGAAGCAGAGGATTATCGAGGAGGCAGAGAGACTTCCATCAAGATGCGACGTGAGCCCACGAAGCTGCACCTTCGAAAGAAGCCCCAGATGGTTCTGATCAATTaccaaaatatcttaaaatagtaataaattaAGATTAGGCGGATTCAGTCGTGTCCTGTCCTAGTCTCCTAGAGCTATATATAGATTGGGCAGATATTATGTATTCTCTTAgtctatataataataaataagcaaatgtgtctttttttctatataagaaactaacaacaacaactgaagtatcaataataataataataataataatacaaagagAAGAGGTTTCTAGACAATTAAGCAGTGGCAGCATTGCCTGCCTGAAGTTTTACAAGAGAGTAGTAGGCACCATTTCTACCCAAGGAAAGTAAATCAGAATGTGATCCTTCCTCCACAACTCTACCATCCTTAATCACTGCAATGGAGTTTGATCTCTGTATTGTAGCTAGCCTGTGAGCCACCACAATGCAGGTCCTATTCACCATCATTTTCTCCAAAGCTTCTTGAACACTGTTTTCCGATACACTGTCCAGAGCGCTCGTAGCCTCGTCCAAGAGCAGAATTGATGGGTTTTTAAGTATAGCCCGAGCCAGGGCTATTCTTTGCTTTTGGCCTCCTGATAGTTGTACACCTCTTTCCCCACAGTATGTCTCATACCCATCTTTCATCCCACTGCAAAAccaatttccaaaaataaataaatcttcttGATCCATCTCAGTATATGATGATTAAGTATACGTACCTTATGAACTCATGTGCATTTGCACGTAATGCAGCCTTCTTGATCTCAGCTTCTTTGGCCTTCCTTTTCCCATAAGCTATGTTTTCCCTAATGGTTCCTGCAAAAAGGGTCGGCTCCTGGCTAACCAAACCGATGTGTGATCTGAGGAATCTCAGGTTATAGTGTCTTATGTCGCGATCGTCTATCAACACTAATCCTTTCGACGGGTCGTAGAATCTCTCAATAAGTCCAATTACGGTTGACTTCCCAGACCCACTTTGCCCAACCAGTGCCACAGTTGTTCCCGCAGCCACCTTTAGGCTCATGCCTTTGAAAATAAGTTGATTTGGGCGAGACGGGTATGCGAAAAACACGTTCTTCAGCTCCACCCGACCCCTTATAGACGCATTGGTGGTGTCAACTAGGGAAATCTTTGGGTCAATTTCACTCTTCCGATCCAAAATGGAGAAAACAGATCGAATAGCGTTGGTTCCTCTAGACAAATCTTTAGTCATGCTTCCTGCTTCAGCAATTGTATAAGCCGTGAAAAGCAAAACCAAGAATGCTTGGAAAAGCCTTTCTGGAGATATCTGGTTGTTAGAAAGTAGCCTCCCACCGTACCAATAGGCTAAAGCTGCAGAGGCCGCAGCTAGAAACTGGGAGCTAAACAGACCAAAACCCGCGAACCATGATTGTCTAATGCTCTCCTTTTTCGGACCGTCTAAAGTCGATTTGAAAAGACTAAGTATTTTCTTCTGAGACGAGAACGCGCTTATCGTTCTGTGGTTAACCACAGCTTCACTCGCAAGCTGGCTTCCTTCTCTCTGTGCCTTCCGGGCTTTCTCAGACATACTTTTCATCAAGACACTTCTAGCATAGAAACTTCCGATCAGTAACGGTTGAGTCGCGATCATAACTAAGGCGAGCCTCCATGTCAACACGAAAGCTAACGCGTAAGCAAATATCGCGCCGAATATGGCTTGAGCGAGAAGAGACATCCGATCGCCAACGAGCGATCTTACCATGTTGGCTTCGCCCGATAAACGAGCGCATATAGCAGCACTGGTGTTTTCGTCTTCGTCAAACCAACCAGTCTCGAAAGTCATCAACTTGTCGAGTAGTTTCTCTCGTACCCTTCTGGTTAACTTTTCCCCCATGATCGCGAAGTTGTAGTGTTGGAGGACGTTTGTTACGAAGTTCAGAATTCCAATACCCAGAAAAACAAAGGAATAGATTCTCGCGTGAGATTGAATGCTGGTTTTATCTGTTTGAAAATAAACTGAAATAACGGCTCCTACACAATAAGCGTTTAAGGGTTGAACAGCTCCGCTTCCGATAGCTCCTATGCATCCTAGCAATGCTCGTCCCCATTCTGGTGCGTTCATCTTCAACAGACGCCATGTTGAAGGCGTGGGAGGTTTAAATAGTTTTCGATCGTCTTCCTCATCGCTCTCGTAATATGAAGGCTCGAATTGGACAGAGTAAGGTGCACTTATAGAAAATGCAGGACTGAATGCTGCACTAGATCTTATGCTCATTGGGCTTGATGGAACAATGTTCATTTTCAACCTGTTTTTCCTGTCTCGTTGTTTTGAGTTAATCGGGCTCGGCGATGGCAGAGTTTGGTTCTGGGTAATAGCTGATTGTTGCAGTTGTACCATTCTGTAGTATTCGCCTCCATTCATTTGCATAAGCTCGTTATGGGTGCCGGATTCGAATACTTTACCTGATTGAAGAACGACAATGAGATCGGACATTCTGATAGTGGAGAGACGGTGAGCGATGACAATCGTTGTTCTTCCGACCACAGCCTGTTCGATAGCTTCTTGCACGGTTCTTTCAGATTCTGCATCTAATGCGCTCGTGGCTTCATCAAGGAGCAAGATTTTTGGGTCTCTTATCAAAGCTCTTGCTATTGCTATCCTCTGTTTTTGCCCTCCGGACAATTGAACTCCAAACTGTCCGACCTACGATCATCGTCAAAGGACAATTTAATAATTGTGcttaaaaaaagacaaattgATCTTGACTTACTTGAGTATCATAAGATTCGGGTAGCTTGATAATGAAATCATGAGCATTGGCTGCTTTTGCTGCAGTCAGAAGTTCCTCCATGGAAGCTCCTTCCTTTCCAAACAATATATTCTCCTTAATGGACGTCGCGAAAAGAACAGGTTCTTGATTTACAAGACCCATTTGGGATCTCAACCATTTAAGATGTAGTCTATTAGTTTTGTATCCATCTAACAATATTTCACCCTCAATGGGATCGTAAAACCTTTCAAGCAATGACACGATCGTTGATTTGCCAGAACCGCTGCCTCCCACAAGGCCGACTGTTTTTCCAGCAGGAAATCGAATGTCCAATCCTTTCAGGATCACTGTATCGGGTCTTGAAGGGTAACTGAAATAGACACCTCTGAATTCTATCTCCCCTCTTACATACGATAAAGCTTTCCCCTTTCTATCTTCCGGGTCTATTGAAGGTAAACGATCAATCATCTCTGTAATCCTCACAGCTGCAGCTTTTGCTTCGGTTATGGCAGTCAGATTAGGAAGTACAGTTAAAATGTTTCTGCAATATGTGACAATTGTGATATTAGTTTGATGTTGTTATTAGTTTCATGGAATTTAGATAACTCACAATCCTCCCATGAGAACGTTGAAGCCAGCCACAAAGACGTCGCCACCCTTTTCACCTCTTTTGCTAACGAGAATAGAACCAAACCAGGTTTGGAATGCCCAACTGACATAAATAGCTCCCATGCTTCCCATCATCAGCCCTCTAGCAAGTCCTTGTTTTATACCAAGTTCCGTCACTTTCTGAAGAGCGTCGCTGAATCTTTGTAGCGTTTGGTTCTCTCCAACATAAGAATACACTGTTCTGATTGATGAAATCGCTTGTTCTGCAATCCCACCCGCAACTGCATAAGATTCAATGCCCTTCATCGCGAAATCCATCATTAACTTTCCAAAGGCAAGTCCGGGAACAATGAACAATAAAGAGAAGGGAATGGCGACCAATGTAATCTTCCATGATAAAACAAAGGAGAAGGCGAAGCAACAGAAGAAGGATGACATATATGCAATACAGTCTGGGATCTGCAAATTACAAACTCATTAAGCTATATGAATCAAATTCAATCTTTATTGGTTTTAAAGAAAGGCAAATACCTTCTCGCCTATGGTGACTTGGATGGAGTTGGAGTCGGATGTGATGGTGGAAACAACTTGGTAAGTGGTGGAAGATTCAGCCGCCTGAGTATCAAAGAACCCAACTTCTTGCCTGAGGACCGATTTAAGATACTCCACTCTCATTCTCGAAGTCTGTCTCTCAGCTGTTCTTGTCCAGCATAGCCCCTCTATATGAAAAATGCAATTTTActcaaaaaaataagaagaatcTTCTGTTATTGCTATTTTGATTCGTGAAGAATCTTACCGACGAAAGCAGACAGGCCGACCCAAATAGCAACATAGAAAAGGCGGAGGGAATACTGCAAtacaaataacaaatatgagAGTCAGGAACAAAATAGAGAAAACTTACCATATTAGGATCTAATGAGTAGTGCCTACCTTGTTTACAGAAGAAATGGAGACATGACTGTTAAGGCTTCCATATTCATTGATAACATGGCTAAGAACAAACATTGTAAGAGGGATCTGCATTCCATCTCCAATGCTCCCAATTGTCCCAAACATCATCAACAGCTTGTCTGTTTTGTCTGCATATCTGAA from Impatiens glandulifera chromosome 5, dImpGla2.1, whole genome shotgun sequence includes:
- the LOC124939564 gene encoding 2S seed storage albumin protein-like; its protein translation is MAKLTILALLALFALAHVATAFRTTVTVIEEEEDFNPARPQQRCQEQIQRQQQLRHCQMHLKEKSRRQSSVLTMSTDDNNEDEEQYLDQCCQQLRNLDEQCRCKGLQEAVRQQQKQTRGGERGQTEQRQKQRIIEEAERLPSRCDVSPRSCTFERSPRWF
- the LOC124938247 gene encoding putative multidrug resistance protein, with the protein product MVNKDGIFRYADKTDKLLMMFGTIGSIGDGMQIPLTMFVLSHVINEYGSLNSHVSISSVNKYSLRLFYVAIWVGLSAFVEGLCWTRTAERQTSRMRVEYLKSVLRQEVGFFDTQAAESSTTYQVVSTITSDSNSIQVTIGEKIPDCIAYMSSFFCCFAFSFVLSWKITLVAIPFSLLFIVPGLAFGKLMMDFAMKGIESYAVAGGIAEQAISSIRTVYSYVGENQTLQRFSDALQKVTELGIKQGLARGLMMGSMGAIYVSWAFQTWFGSILVSKRGEKGGDVFVAGFNVLMGGLNILTVLPNLTAITEAKAAAVRITEMIDRLPSIDPEDRKGKALSYVRGEIEFRGVYFSYPSRPDTVILKGLDIRFPAGKTVGLVGGSGSGKSTIVSLLERFYDPIEGEILLDGYKTNRLHLKWLRSQMGLVNQEPVLFATSIKENILFGKEGASMEELLTAAKAANAHDFIIKLPESYDTQVGQFGVQLSGGQKQRIAIARALIRDPKILLLDEATSALDAESERTVQEAIEQAVVGRTTIVIAHRLSTIRMSDLIVVLQSGKVFESGTHNELMQMNGGEYYRMVQLQQSAITQNQTLPSPSPINSKQRDRKNRLKMNIVPSSPMSIRSSAAFSPAFSISAPYSVQFEPSYYESDEEDDRKLFKPPTPSTWRLLKMNAPEWGRALLGCIGAIGSGAVQPLNAYCVGAVISVYFQTDKTSIQSHARIYSFVFLGIGILNFVTNVLQHYNFAIMGEKLTRRVREKLLDKLMTFETGWFDEDENTSAAICARLSGEANMVRSLVGDRMSLLAQAIFGAIFAYALAFVLTWRLALVMIATQPLLIGSFYARSVLMKSMSEKARKAQREGSQLASEAVVNHRTISAFSSQKKILSLFKSTLDGPKKESIRQSWFAGFGLFSSQFLAAASAALAYWYGGRLLSNNQISPERLFQAFLVLLFTAYTIAEAGSMTKDLSRGTNAIRSVFSILDRKSEIDPKISLVDTTNASIRGRVELKNVFFAYPSRPNQLIFKGMSLKVAAGTTVALVGQSGSGKSTVIGLIERFYDPSKGLVLIDDRDIRHYNLRFLRSHIGLVSQEPTLFAGTIRENIAYGKRKAKEAEIKKAALRANAHEFISGMKDGYETYCGERGVQLSGGQKQRIALARAILKNPSILLLDEATSALDSVSENSVQEALEKMMVNRTCIVVAHRLATIQRSNSIAVIKDGRVVEEGSHSDLLSLGRNGAYYSLVKLQAGNAATA